Proteins from a genomic interval of Benincasa hispida cultivar B227 chromosome 7, ASM972705v1, whole genome shotgun sequence:
- the LOC120081202 gene encoding nuclear pore complex protein NUP88 has product MRYNFDLNEADSDPPRSLTPKRDVDWVPLKTHPVFTPAAASASASAANYGGSVPPPLRNLLVSDGASRLYFWDSTKLCLHRISIRLGEPEPTSVLAASPSKVLRPDVQLDFLVHKISINQNGSALALVGSGGLGIMYLYGHSSTRDDNTVICRTVKVGPQIYCGGHDVIRTLQVSWHPYSNFHLGVLSSDSVFRLFNLSSDIVQPEQEYYLQPVEPGQSKNATSICPVDFSFGEDHLWDKFSVFVLFSDGSIYILCPVVPFRSVYKCESILEIYNDAQSYGLKSANPTAVSNSGLAISWLEETFPNLVQATDGGDAYVIVAHPCALFDASLAMQGPLRRACNDDGDEEDVSIKGAECEGRAVSLLYNLISKDSVLVTAWSGGQLQIDALADEIQPVWNLGCPPRVRVDPNDNILGLAMICEVVTGKLSKVKLDQPLDHTVWLGLPPPLLRLAIVDLALPKKMEKDSLITMFVDKLMDQRIYALHNGGIDSIILHFLPFTSQSKGQNQTMRTPSVHPVLNACQGDTSNPSPLCGFASLSDSLGYSWILGVTLSQECIVLEMKTWNLLVPVQVSNFLDEGKSAAAGTGEKNESERSEIISKDLLGGPKVVLLPQSSSTMRSVTADSIEGRSMLHQYFKLFHENYVEYAHAVYYELKQHEPKLKRLIDDQQTRLKEAQQKLIKVEGKQQLLDDRIERAIKLHNVLEERIHQLKNLPGAHKKPLSKAEREFKSTLDHFTDIELDALHTSIDTLTARLRRFTNSKNNNLVNQQQKMYRRNTYIQSSQISQLKSSLEKLSLLNAENTKKVKLVESTIQSKERKIC; this is encoded by the exons ATGAGGTACAATTTCGACCTGAACGAAGCTGATTCTGATCCACCTCGATCTCTAACTCCAAAACGGGATGTTGATTGGGTTCCTCTCAAGACCCACCCCGTTTTCACTCCCGCCGCTGCCTCCGCCTCCGCCTCCGCCGCCAATTATGGCGGTTCTGTTCCTCCGCCTCTTAGAAACCTTCTGGTGTCCGACGGCGCCTCTCGTCTCTATTTCTGGGACTCCACCAAACTCTGCTTGCACCGGATTTCCATCCGCCTCGGAGAACCCGAACCCACCTCCGTCCTCGCCGCTTCTCCTTCTAAA GTGTTGCGACCGGATGTGCAACTTGATTTTTTGGTGCATAAGATTTCTATCAATCAGAATGGATCGGCATTGGCCCTTGTGGGTTCAGGCGGGTTGGGCATAATGTACCTTTATGGTCATAGTTCTACTAGAGATGACAACACAGTCATTTGTAG GACTGTTAAAGTTGGTCCGCAAATCTACTGTGGTGGCCATGATGTCATACGCACGCTTCAAGTTTCTTGGCACCCATATAGTAACTTCCATCTTGGTGTCCTTTCATCTGATTCTGTTTTCAG GCTTTTCAATTTGTCTTCAGATATTGTGCAACCAGAGCAAGAATATTATCTACAGCCAGTGGAACCTGGTCAATCTAAAAATGCCACGTCAATCTGCCCTGTTGATTTTTCATTTGGGGAAGACCATTTGTGGGACAAGTTCAGT GTGTTTGTTTTATTCAGTGATGGTTCAATTTACATCCTTTGCCCAGTTGTTCCATTTAGAAG TGTTTACAAGTGTGAATCTATATTGGAGATTTATAACGATGCTCAGTCCTATGGGCTCAAATCAGCCAATCCAACAGCTGTCAGTAATTCCGGTCTTGCAATTTCTTGGTTGGAAGAAACTTTTCCAAATTTAGTCCAAGCAACAGATGGAGGGGACGCATATGTGATAGTAGCCCATCCTTGTGCTTTATTTGATGCGTCACTTGCAATGCAG GGGCCTTTGAGGAGAGCGTGTAATGATGatggagatgaagaagatgTATCAATTAAAGGTGCAGAATGTGAAGGCCGTGCAGTAAGTTTATTATATAATCTAATCAGCAAAGACTCTGTTCTTGTGACAGCGTGGAGTGGTGGGCAACTGCAGATTGATGCCCTTGCAGACGAAATTCAACCTGTCTGGAATCTTGGTTGTCCCCCACGTGTACGTGTTGATCCGAATGACAATATTCTCGGTCTTGCCATGATATGTGAAGTGGTTACAGGGAAGCTCTCCAAGGTGAAGCTTGATCAACCACTTGATCATACTGTTTGGTTGGGGCTCCCGCCCCCTTTGCTGAGACTGGCTATCGTAGATCTAGCCCTTCCaaagaaaatggagaaagaTTCTCTTATAACAATGTTTGTTGATAAACTTATGGATCAAAGAATTTATGCTCTTCATAATGGAGGTATAGACTCGATTATATTGCATTTTCTCCCATTCACTAGTCAAAGCAAAGGACAGAACCAGACCATGAGAACTCCCTCTGTGCATCCTGTTCTGAATGCCTGCCAGGGAGACACTTCCAACCCTTCTCCACTTTGTGGTTTTGCCTCATTATCTGATTCATTAGGATATTCTTGGATTCTGGGAGTTACCCTTTCTCAAGAGTGCATTGTTCTAGAGATGAAGACTTGGAACCTTCTAGTCCCAGTTCAGGTTAGCAATTTCCTAGATGAGGGAAAATCAGCTGCAGCAGGAACaggagagaaaaatgaaagtgaAAGATCTGAAATTATAAGCAAAGATCTTCTTGGCGGACCTAAGGTGGTTCTCCTTCCTCAGTCATCATCAACTATGCGTTCTGTGACTGCTGATTCCATTGAAGGACGGTCCATGCTTCATCAGTATTTCAAGCTCTTCCATGAAAATTACGTGGAGTATGCGCATGCG GTGTACTACGAGCTCAAGCAGCATGAGCCCAAGTTGAAGAGGTTAATTGACGATCAGCAAACTCGTTTAAAAGAGGCACAACAGAAGCTCATAAAAGTAGAGGGGAAACAGCAATTATTGGACGACAGGATAGAACGTGCAATCAAACTGCACAATGTCCTGGAAGAGCGGATACATCAGTTGAAGAACTTGCCAGGGGCTCACAAAAAGCCGTTGTCCAAAGCGGAAAGAGAGTTCAAATCGACACTTG ACCACTTTACAGATATTGAGTTGGACGCATTGCATACTTCGATTGATACACTAACTGCAAGACTAAGGAGGTTCACAAATTCTAAGAACAACAATCTAGTGAACCAACAACAAAAAATGTACAGGAGAAACACTTATATCCAAAGCTCTCAGATCTCCCAACTCAAATCATCGCTTGAGAAACTCTCCCTCCTCAATGCTGAGAACACTAAAAAGGTTAAGCTAGTTGAATCTACAATACAAAGCAAAGAGAGGAAAATATGCTGA